ATCCTGATAAACGGTATCAAATATCACACGGCAGTCGTTCTGCGGTTTCTTCGTGCCGACACATTCGCCGTTCACAAACAGTGACACATGGTCCGCCCGCGCATATACCTCCACCTGCGTCTTTTTGCCCGCGCAGCCGCGCCATGACCAGCTCTCGACCGCATTCGTCATTTTCCACGCAGACGGCGAATGCTTCTGCCCCGCATAGGGTACCGGTATCACGCCGATGCCGATTTTTTCCATTTCAAACGCCACTTTTGTGTAGGTCAGCTCCGCAAGCGCTCTGCCTGTCAGATCAATTCTGCCGGTTCCCGCTGTCACCCAGCCCTTTCCGTGCGAAAAGTCCGGAGCATACGCCTTATATTCCCAGCTTCCCACACCGACCTCTCCCAGATAATCCATGCCGGACCAGACAAAATCTCCTATAATACGCGGATTTTTTTTCGCCATCTCCCAGAAAGTGTATGCATCCGAGCAGAAGGTCTCACTGCCCAGTATGAGACGCTGCGGATATTTTTTCAAATCGTGCCGGTAGCGCTTTATCCCATAATTATAGCCCGCAACATCCATAGCGGCAAACGCATCGCGCGTCTTCACATCGCAGGGATACAGCGTCGCGCCGGATTTCATAAATTCTGAGCCCATCAGCCCGGCAAGGTTATTGAAAAATTCACTTCCTACCGCCTTTTTCTTTTTCGCATTTCTGACTGCCTGCTCCGCCTTTTTGTCGCTGTAAACGCCAAAGCCCATAGAGCTTAAAAAATTGAAGAAAATATTGACGCCGCAGGTAACAGGGCGCGTGCCGTCCAGCTCATGCAGACACGCTGTCAGCTCGCCGCACAGCCTGATTCCCCGCTTCTGCGCGGTCTCCGACACCTCATTTCCGGTCGAATACATCGCCACGCACGGATGGTTGTAATCTTTATCCACCATCGCTTTTAAATCTTCCCGGTAATGCGTCTCCACCTCCGTGGCGTAATCATTCTTTGTCTTATGAATATACCACATATCTGCATATTCGTCCATCATAAGCATTCCAAGCTCATCACAGGCGCGCAGCATCGCCTCCGAGCAGGGATTGTGCGCCGAGCGCACGGCATTGTAGCCGCCTTCTTTCAAAAGCCGGATTTTCCGGTACTCCGCAAAATCATAGGCGCAGGCTCCCAGAATACCATTATCATGATGAATGCAGGCTCCCCGCAGCTCCCACAGAACATGCGGCGCTCCGGCTTCCAGGATTTCCACCCGCACCGTTCCTTTTCCGGTGCTCTGCACCTGCACGCGGATGCGCGGCGTGCGGTAAGCAAGCGTAGTAATTCTGATTCCCTGCAGACAGATATGCTGCTCCGGCAGCCGGTACAACCAGACAGGACGGTAAATGCCCGTGCCCGAATACCAGCGGCTGTTCGGCTGGTCACTGTTGACCGCTGTCACCATCAAAGTATTTTCCGCTCCGTAACGCAGCTTCCCGGTGATGTCCACAAAAAAGCCTGTGTATCCATAATTATGACTGCAAAGCTTTTCTTCGTTCAGATACACCGTCGCCCTGTGATATACGCCCTCAAAGTACAGAATTATTTTCTGCCCGCGCCATTCCTCTGAAGCCGTGAATACTTTTTCATACGTATAATCCTTCGCGTCAATCCAGCCATTATTGACGCCGCCCGCACTGCCCTGGCGCCTCTCATCCAGCAGCATGGCATCGTGGGGAAGAGAAACGGCAAACGCCGCTTCCCTTTTCCCTGTCTGATAACAAATCCAGTTTTCGTTAAATGATTCTTTTCTCATACTTCCTTTTCACGCCTCATAAATCCTGCCGCAATCGTCAGAACCGCACTGACTGCCATAACGGCTGCAATCGCATCGTTTCCTATTGTCCGGTGACGCCCCATTCATTCTCCAGCACCTGTGTGCAGAGTTCCGTACTGGAGGAGCACCATACAAAGCCCAGACGGTTAAAACCATGCATCACGGTCTGTCCGCCCACAACTGCCAGCGCGCCCTCACGAAATGCCTGCTCATTAAAGAATACAGCGATTCCTTCGCGGTTGTTTTCCTGGTCGTTTCCAGTGCAGTGCTTTGCTCCCGCATGAACACCCTTTGCTTCCATCGCCTCTCCCTCTGGAATCTCGCAGAAATGATTCATCACGGCATCCTTACTGGTCTGGATGCCGAGCGCCTGGTTTACGGTTCCCGCATACCCCATCATGCAGTCCATACCCACCAGCGACAATACCAGCAGGAAGCTGCACAAAGACGACAGACCAGTCCATAATCTGGAATGTTTCATTTCTCTACCTCCATAAAATTTTCTTTTCCCGTGCGCTGCAGACGCCGGGTCAGTAAAACATGTCCGCGCAAACATTTGTTGGTACATATTCTATTATTTTATGGCAAAAATGACAACACTTCATTCCTATTCTGTACTTTTCAAGTGCATATTTTGCATAGAATCCGGTTGTATCTGTTTTTCATCCGGCATATCATACCTTCTTCTGCACGTTTCATAATATTTGTATATATTTTAATTTGATAAATTGATTTTCTTATTGGTTGTGTTTTTATAGAATATATGGTAGAATGAATCTGTGGAAAGCACCTATGATGGGGTGGTAGCCTCCCGGCTTATTTTATACATAGGAAGGGAGGTGGCGCCGATGACTGCATATGAAATTGTCTCAACGATTTTAGCCGTAGCTTCTTTAATGGTGGCTGTCGGTATGTTTGTTATTGCGTTGCTTGCTTTTCTCGATAAAAAGAGGAAGAAGCGAAAGTAAAAAATGCCTATCCTGTCTGCACACAGGATAGGCTGTGCCTTTAAGGGCATGTAAAAAACCTAAGCTTGGAGCATCCACTTTGGAATGGGTGCTTTCTTATTTCATATTATCACATCACCCCATATTCTTCAAGTTCTTTTTCACTTTTTGCCGTTAGATTTTTCACTCAATTTTAATTTCTCAGTTTTAATTCTCCCAGCGAATCTGTTCCCCGGTAATCAGCGGATAGCGCGCCAGCTGCGTTTCCTCCAGATTCTCCCGGAACATATCCACTGCTGTTATCTGGTGATTTTCGTAGGTGGTGTAGTAATAGATTCCCCGGTCGGCGTTGCAGCAGGAGGTATAGATGGTAATCTCATACCTGCCCCCGTCCGTCTGACAGCATCCGCGCTGATTCTGCACGGCGCCGAGGATGTGGAAAAACTGACTCACACTCTCCTCCTCCGAATCCCCGGAAACGGCATTCATTTTTGTAAATGCCGCCCGCACAAAGCGCGACTGCGAGGATAAATCCCCCGGCAGCCCCAGCGCTCCCATGCCGCGGCTGTACGCCCGCAGAGACAGCTTTTCCGAAAAATGGTTCTGCGGCTCCTTCGGAGACAGATGCATATAATTGTTGAGCTGGAACATCTGCTCCTCAAAGGGCGGATTGTTTGTCAGCACGCCCACTGGATTGTCGTATACCCGGATACCATCTTTTACCGCCTCCACCGTGACCGCCCCGTGTCTGTCCGCAATCAGCCAGTGAAGCTGCGCGGGCGGCAGCTCACTGTAAAAGCGATGGTCTGTAAGATTTATGCGTTCAAGCAGCCCTGACGCCTGCGCCGCCGAGTCACATTGTCCCAGTATCCAGGGAATAAATTCAAACTGCGCCACATTATCCCTGTCCAGCATTTCTTTTTTATAATCAGCATTGCCGACAAAGTTCAGCCCCGCCATGCAAAGTCCCTTTTCATTAACCGCCTCATAATAAAGCGGGTAACCTTCTGCAATATGTGCCATTCCAATCATGGCATAATGCGTTTCCATCGTTCCCATGCACCGGAATTTAAACGGATACTTCCGCGGGGTGACAACAACCTCCTCCCCGAAGGTCCGGTCGTAATCCAGCGTTCTGCCAAAGTAAAAATCACGTGTGCAGTAAGTGACGGCTGTGCACATAAATTTTCCTCCTGTTCTGCTATTTTTCTATTATCTATCCCATGTCATCTTCTGTTATGCCCTGTCAGCCCTGAATATCTGCCAGCCCTGTTTGTACCTGTCAGCCTGTTAATACCCCAGCCCTGTTTGTACCTGTCAATCCTGCCGGGACTTCCGCTTTTGCTTTTCATAATCCTTCAGCGCGGCGACCGCCTCCCCGGACAGCGGCAGCAGCGCAACCATATTGAAGATGGTCATAAGCCCGATGCCCACGTCCCCAAGGTCCCAGACAAAGGTATACGCGGCAAGACCGCCGATAAAAAGCATTACAAGCGCAATGCATTTATAGACCGTCTGCGAAGTCCAGTTATCACCAAATAAATATGCGACATTGGACCTTGCATAAAATAAGATGCCGATAAAGGTCGAAAAGCTGAACAGCAGCAGAATGACAGCAATAAAGACCACGCCAAAATCGCCAAAGTGATAGCGCATCGCCTCCTGCAGCAGGTCCATTCCCGCCAGTCCTTTTATCTGCTCTGCGGGCGCCAGCAGCATAATCATTGCCGAACAGCTGCAGATAACAATCGTATCCACAAATACACCGAATGCCTGCAGAAGCCCTGCTTTTGCAGGATGTGTGACATCTGCCGCTGCCGCCGCGCAGGGTGCGGAGCCGGAACCGGCTTCATTGGAAAACAGCCCGCGTTTCACTCCGTTCATCAGCACGGCGCCGAAGCCGCCAGCCGCCACCTGCCGCAGTCCGAACGCCTCCGCAAAAATGCGCTCAAAAACCGCCGGCAGCGCACCCGCATTGCGGACAATCACAAACAACGTCATCAGAAAATAGCAGCCCGCCATCACCGGCACCATTACGTCAAGCACTTTCACGGTCGCATTTTTCCGCAGGACTATCACTGCCGCAACCACCACAAGCGCAATCGTTGTATACAGCGGCGGAATGGAAAAGGCATTGTCCACCGCGGAGGTGACGGAATTGCTGATTACCTGGCTGATGCCGCACCAGCAAATCAGCCCGGAGAGTGCAAACAACGCCGCCAGCACACTTTTTTTCCTCTTATGCTTCTTTTTCCTCATCACAAATGCATGGATATAATACGCCGGGCCGCCCCGGTAGCCTCCGTACAGCGGGTCCTTCTGGCGGTAAAGCTGCGCCAGCGTCGCCTCCGCAAAAGCCGTCGAAGAACCGAGCAGCGCCATCACCCACATCCAGAACACCGCGCCGGCGCCGCCCGCGGAGATTGCCGCCACCACGCCCACCAGATTTCCCATGCCAACCCTGGTCGCCGTAGATACGATCAGCGCCTGCAGCCCGGAAATACTGTTTTTCTGCGTCTCCTGCTTTTTCTCCACCGCAATGCGCAGCATTTCCGGAAACTGCCGCACAAGCACGAACCGCGTCCGGACAGTAAAATAGATTCCCACCGGCGTGAGAATCAGAACCAGCAGCGACAGTCCTGCGCTGCCGCCGCCCGGCAGCGGAATCGTAATCAAATCGCCCCACAGAAAATTATAAATCACCTGCACCAGGGCTATCAGCCCCTGCCCGAATGTCTGAATCATCTCCATAATAAAATTTTCTCCATATCTTTCGTTTTTATAAACAGTATAAACGAACAGGCGCGATTTGTCACCCTGACAATAAAAATATATTGTAAAGAATGTTTTTCATTCAATCTGACGACAATTTTGTGGTATAATAAATAGTATCAGGGGACAAAAGGGTCTTAATCCACATGAGCCGGCTCTATAGTGGGTGCAAGACCCCGGAAGCCGCCCCGATATGAGCATAAAAGCAGGATGTATATCCCCACAGGAGAATCTTATGAGTTATGAAATGCAGGATACACGATATGATGAAAAATCTGACGAGCGCTACTCTGTCGCCGACGAAGCCATTTATGACGCTTTTTTTTTGCTTCTGAAGGAAAAAGAACTGGAAAAAATCACGGTATCGGACGTCATAAAAAAAGCCGGAATCGTCCGCAGTACCTTTTATAATCACTACGAAAACATTCCGGCTCTGATTACCGCCATTGAGGACAAGACCATCCATGACATTTTTTCCCTCATGGAGACCTTTCATCCAAAGAATGACCATGATATGTGCAAATCTTTTTTTCTTACCGTCTGTAATTATACCAGGACGAACCCGTTTCTGGCGAATCTTCTGTGCAACCCGCAGGGGGACGGTTTTTTTGAAAGAACCCTTACCATGCTGCACCGCTACGTGACAAATGTCACGCGCACCACTGCTCCCACCCACTGCAGCAAGGAGGAGTTTTCCTATATGATCGCCTGCGCAATCGGCAGTACCATCGGCGTGCTGCACAAGTGGATTATGGATGATTTCCGCAGCTCCCCGGAAACTATCGCCGGTATTCTGACGCACGCTTTCGTGGGCGGGATGCTGCCCTTTATGTCCTGAGCGGACATGCTTGCATGTCCATTTGGCGGTGCTGTGTGCCGGTGGCACACGTTTAACGCCGACCGAAGTGACATGTAGACCTGCCGCGAGGGGCGCTGTGTGCCAGCGGCACACGTTTAGCGCCGACCGCAGCGAAGCGTAGAACAAATACCCCGATGCCTGC
This is a stretch of genomic DNA from Marvinbryantia formatexigens DSM 14469. It encodes these proteins:
- a CDS encoding glycoside hydrolase family 2 TIM barrel-domain containing protein, with the protein product MRKESFNENWICYQTGKREAAFAVSLPHDAMLLDERRQGSAGGVNNGWIDAKDYTYEKVFTASEEWRGQKIILYFEGVYHRATVYLNEEKLCSHNYGYTGFFVDITGKLRYGAENTLMVTAVNSDQPNSRWYSGTGIYRPVWLYRLPEQHICLQGIRITTLAYRTPRIRVQVQSTGKGTVRVEILEAGAPHVLWELRGACIHHDNGILGACAYDFAEYRKIRLLKEGGYNAVRSAHNPCSEAMLRACDELGMLMMDEYADMWYIHKTKNDYATEVETHYREDLKAMVDKDYNHPCVAMYSTGNEVSETAQKRGIRLCGELTACLHELDGTRPVTCGVNIFFNFLSSMGFGVYSDKKAEQAVRNAKKKKAVGSEFFNNLAGLMGSEFMKSGATLYPCDVKTRDAFAAMDVAGYNYGIKRYRHDLKKYPQRLILGSETFCSDAYTFWEMAKKNPRIIGDFVWSGMDYLGEVGVGSWEYKAYAPDFSHGKGWVTAGTGRIDLTGRALAELTYTKVAFEMEKIGIGVIPVPYAGQKHSPSAWKMTNAVESWSWRGCAGKKTQVEVYARADHVSLFVNGECVGTKKPQNDCRVIFDTVYQDGSVRAVAYDENDGVIAEKELKTAGRETVLTVKPECSCVSAEELCYVRLQFTDREGTLKPMMRGDITVQVEGGTLLGLGSACPYYTKSYLGNVTDTYYGEALAVIKPGRAESVHVYAVSEHARGSAGIKIK
- the bsh gene encoding choloylglycine hydrolase, producing MCTAVTYCTRDFYFGRTLDYDRTFGEEVVVTPRKYPFKFRCMGTMETHYAMIGMAHIAEGYPLYYEAVNEKGLCMAGLNFVGNADYKKEMLDRDNVAQFEFIPWILGQCDSAAQASGLLERINLTDHRFYSELPPAQLHWLIADRHGAVTVEAVKDGIRVYDNPVGVLTNNPPFEEQMFQLNNYMHLSPKEPQNHFSEKLSLRAYSRGMGALGLPGDLSSQSRFVRAAFTKMNAVSGDSEEESVSQFFHILGAVQNQRGCCQTDGGRYEITIYTSCCNADRGIYYYTTYENHQITAVDMFRENLEETQLARYPLITGEQIRWEN
- a CDS encoding alanine/glycine:cation symporter family protein produces the protein MEMIQTFGQGLIALVQVIYNFLWGDLITIPLPGGGSAGLSLLVLILTPVGIYFTVRTRFVLVRQFPEMLRIAVEKKQETQKNSISGLQALIVSTATRVGMGNLVGVVAAISAGGAGAVFWMWVMALLGSSTAFAEATLAQLYRQKDPLYGGYRGGPAYYIHAFVMRKKKHKRKKSVLAALFALSGLICWCGISQVISNSVTSAVDNAFSIPPLYTTIALVVVAAVIVLRKNATVKVLDVMVPVMAGCYFLMTLFVIVRNAGALPAVFERIFAEAFGLRQVAAGGFGAVLMNGVKRGLFSNEAGSGSAPCAAAAADVTHPAKAGLLQAFGVFVDTIVICSCSAMIMLLAPAEQIKGLAGMDLLQEAMRYHFGDFGVVFIAVILLLFSFSTFIGILFYARSNVAYLFGDNWTSQTVYKCIALVMLFIGGLAAYTFVWDLGDVGIGLMTIFNMVALLPLSGEAVAALKDYEKQKRKSRQD
- a CDS encoding TetR/AcrR family transcriptional regulator; its protein translation is MSYEMQDTRYDEKSDERYSVADEAIYDAFFLLLKEKELEKITVSDVIKKAGIVRSTFYNHYENIPALITAIEDKTIHDIFSLMETFHPKNDHDMCKSFFLTVCNYTRTNPFLANLLCNPQGDGFFERTLTMLHRYVTNVTRTTAPTHCSKEEFSYMIACAIGSTIGVLHKWIMDDFRSSPETIAGILTHAFVGGMLPFMS